Proteins from a genomic interval of Diaphorobacter sp. HDW4A:
- a CDS encoding UvrD-helicase domain-containing protein, with product MSTTIELSESRKALLATTGNTIVLGGPGSGKTTIALLKANQEIRSGVLKPGQRILFLSFARATVARVAQHAESLISKKDFSSLEINTYHGFTWNLLRSHGYLMRDGRTINLLPPPEAAARLSTFKTPDDRLNEKRRLFVEEGLLHFDLFAEKAATLLTRSHSLRQIICDTYPIMILDEFQDTNQDEWSLIRSIGQWSRVLALADAEQRIYEFRGADPKRISEFIADFQPSTFDFGSENHRSNGTDIGTFGNDLLTQANIGKKYSNVVIESYGFYRGRSHLFPLKVAVLKSLQRLIKNGGSEWSIAILVPTKQLMLQASDYLTADTDGLPSLNHDVALDTEAPSLAAVLIASLLEGGPTPAAIAQRLIRDLCVHIRGRKGAKLPNQAELDLVDALDGYLNSGTIKGPKKKRTVEAIQAVAQARFDFRLFGDPGVDWLAVRDLLDSSGIDVLQQVATDAKYLRLLHKGAALRSRLNELWRSAGTYTGAEVAVRDALVQEHFSASLKDWKGIHVMTIHKSKGKEFSEVIVYEGSHQGRILRGNATEREGAQALLALRVAVTRAMKRATILTPSNDRCPFL from the coding sequence ATGAGCACCACTATTGAGCTATCTGAGTCAAGAAAGGCATTGTTGGCTACGACAGGAAACACCATAGTCTTGGGCGGACCTGGCTCGGGAAAAACGACGATAGCACTCCTCAAAGCAAATCAAGAAATTCGGTCAGGGGTACTGAAGCCGGGGCAACGAATTCTCTTTTTGAGCTTTGCACGAGCTACTGTCGCCCGTGTAGCTCAACATGCCGAATCACTGATTTCCAAAAAAGACTTTTCGTCACTGGAAATAAATACGTATCACGGATTCACTTGGAATCTTCTTCGTAGCCACGGCTACTTGATGCGAGACGGGAGAACCATCAATCTGCTACCGCCTCCAGAAGCGGCAGCGCGATTATCAACATTTAAGACACCAGATGATCGTCTAAATGAAAAGCGACGACTATTCGTTGAAGAAGGCCTACTTCATTTTGATCTATTCGCAGAAAAAGCAGCGACGCTGCTAACTCGGAGCCACTCATTGCGTCAAATAATTTGCGATACATATCCTATTATGATTTTGGATGAGTTCCAAGATACAAATCAAGATGAATGGTCACTAATTCGTTCGATCGGCCAATGGAGTCGTGTACTTGCACTCGCAGATGCTGAACAACGTATTTATGAATTTCGAGGTGCAGATCCGAAGCGGATAAGTGAGTTTATTGCGGATTTTCAGCCCAGTACATTTGACTTTGGCTCAGAGAACCATCGTAGTAACGGTACGGATATTGGCACCTTCGGCAATGATCTGCTCACCCAAGCCAATATCGGTAAAAAGTACTCGAATGTTGTGATCGAGTCCTACGGTTTTTATCGAGGGCGTAGTCATCTTTTCCCTTTGAAGGTCGCAGTACTAAAAAGTCTTCAAAGACTGATTAAAAATGGCGGGAGCGAATGGTCAATAGCCATTTTGGTCCCAACAAAGCAGCTAATGCTTCAAGCCTCTGACTATCTGACCGCAGACACCGATGGCCTTCCTTCACTCAATCATGATGTTGCACTTGATACTGAGGCGCCATCCTTGGCCGCAGTTCTTATTGCGTCGTTGCTGGAAGGTGGGCCGACTCCGGCAGCAATTGCGCAGCGACTGATTCGTGACCTATGCGTCCATATTCGTGGGCGTAAAGGGGCGAAGCTACCCAACCAGGCTGAACTTGATCTGGTTGACGCCTTGGACGGGTATTTAAATTCCGGCACGATCAAAGGTCCGAAGAAGAAAAGGACCGTAGAAGCCATTCAAGCAGTTGCACAGGCACGGTTTGATTTTCGTCTTTTCGGTGATCCGGGCGTTGACTGGCTTGCCGTCCGAGACTTACTTGATTCGAGTGGCATCGACGTACTCCAACAAGTTGCCACAGACGCGAAATACCTTCGACTCCTGCACAAGGGTGCTGCTTTGCGTTCACGTCTAAATGAGCTTTGGCGCTCCGCAGGCACATACACCGGTGCAGAGGTTGCGGTTCGAGACGCACTGGTGCAGGAACACTTCTCCGCGTCGCTGAAAGATTGGAAAGGCATTCATGTGATGACCATTCATAAATCTAAGGGCAAAGAATTCAGTGAGGTAATAGTTTATGAAGGCAGTCATCAGGGAAGAATTCTTCGAGGAAATGCTACCGAACGGGAGGGCGCGCAAGCATTGCTCGCATTACGAGTTGCAGTGACCAGAGCTATGAAACGAGCAACGATCCTGACTCCATCAAATGACCGTTGCCCTTTTCTTTGA